ATATTCGTGTTGAAGACACTATAGCGGTGACCGAAAATGGAATTGAGGTTTTAACTGGTTCAGCACCCTTAGAGCTCGATGATGTTGAATTAACAATACGTGAGAAAAGCGTTTTCTTCTCGAATTTAGATAGAATTCTAAAGATTTTTGGGGAATAAGGAATGAACAAAATAGTTAAGATTGGTATATTAAAAGCTGGATGTATAGGATCGCTTCCACTAATAGAATTCCTTTTAGATGAGAGAGCTGATAGGGAAGATATTCAAGTTAAAGTTATTGGTTCAGGAGCTAAAGTTACTACTGAGCAGTGCGTAAATAGCGCTGAGCAAATTTTGAAGTATGATGTTGACCTAATAATCTTTATTGGTCCAGCGCAAACAACGCAAGGGCCTTCAGAGGCACGTAAGATTCTCAGAGCCTCCAATAAACCAGTAATAATAGTGTCGGATAGTCCCGCAAAAAGAATAATTAAAGAACTTGATGAGTCCGGCTTTGGATATATAATTGTTGAGGCTGATTCAATGATAGGCGCTAGAAGAGAGTTTCTCGACCCAACGGAGATGGCTTTATATAACTCAGATGTTATTAAAGTTTTAGCCGTAACTGGAGCATTAAATGTCATATTTGAAGAGATAGATAAAGTAATTAATGCTATCAAATCCGGCGGGAAAATGATTTTACCCAAACTAATACTTGATAGTAAGAAGGCTGTTGAGGCAGCCAGATTCTCGAATCCCTATGCCAAAGCTAAGGCTATGGCTGCATATGAACTTGCTAAGCAAGTTTCTGCGATAACTTTTGAGGCATGCTTTAAGGTGCAAGAGCCAGATCTCTATATTCCACTTGTTGCAACAGCACATGAAATAATGAGGGCTGCCGCGAGGTTAGCTGATGAGGCTAGAGAAATTGAAAAAGGCGGCGATTCTGTTTTTAGAAGACCGCATTTTAAGGACGGTCTTCTAGGGGAGAAGAGACGTTTAATGGAGAAGCCGCAGAAGGTTGCTGATCAAAACAATATTCAGCTTACTGAAGATAAACAAATATAAGTGGGTTGTTTTGAAGAAAAACAAGGGTGGTGATGTTTAATGCCTGCAATAGAAATTGGGAGAATTTGCGTGAAGATTAGGGGTAGGGAGGCTGGTAAACGCTGCGTCATACTCGATATTATAGACAAAAACTTTGTGCTCGTAACTGGACCGAAAAATGTTACTGGAGTCAGGCGGAGACGTGTAAATATTAGCCATTTGAAGCCAACAGAAGATATCATTAAGATAAGAAGGGGCGCATCCGACGAAGAAGTCTATAGGGCTCTTGCTGAATCAGGGAAACTCGAAGAATATATGCGCAAAGAGAAACTAGAGTAATTTAAGAAAATATTGAGGAGGGTCAAATGCGGGAAATAAAAACTCCATGGAGCATAAAACGGGAGCTATTGACGAAATCCGAGGATGAAACAGACCCCAATTATGGATATAAGCCTGAAGAACGCCCATACCCAGATATTATAAAGTTTGGCATAATAAACTTAGATAAACCTCCCGGTCCCTCAAGCCATGAAGTAACAGCTTGGGTGAAGCGGATATTAGGCATTGAGCACGCCGGTCACGGAGGGACCTTAGAACCCGCCAGCCGCGATGAAAGCTGGTGGATGTGGAAATCCTAAAGTGACCGGCGTTTTACCAGTAGCTTTGGAAGAGGCAACAAAGGTTATTCAAGCACTGCTTAAAGCTGGTAAGGAATATGTTGGCGTAATGAAGCTTCATGGGGACATCTCTGAGGAGCGGATTAGGGAGGTCTTCAGCGAGTTTCAGGGGAAAATTTATCAGAGACCCCCTTTAAGGGCATCGGTTAAAAGATCTCTACGTGTGAGAACAATTTACTATTTAAATGTGCTGGAAATCGAAGGCAGAAATATTCTGTTTAAGGTTGGATGCGAGGCGGGCACATATATCAGAAAGTTAATTTATGATATAGGAAGAGTTTTTGGCTGTGGTGCTCACATGCATGAGCTCCGTAGAACAAGGGCTGGTCCCTTCACTGAAAATAGGGATATGGTTACATTACATGACATTTTATACCTTTATGAGAGGTGGCGTGAGACTGGTGATATAAAAATGCTTAGAAAATTTATTCTTCCAATGGAGAGAGCCCTAGACCTAATGCCGAAGGTTTTCATTAGAGATTCCGCGGTAGACGCTATATGCCATGGAGCCCATTTAACAGCTCCAGGCATAACCTATGTTGAATCTGGAATAAACCCTAAGGATCCGGTTGCTATACTCACTCTTAAGAGTGAAGCAGTGGCGCTTGGAACAGCCTTAGCGAGTACGGAGGAAATGCTTAAAGCAACCCATGGAATAATGGTCAGGACAGAAAGGGTTTTAATGCCTAGAGGAACATATCCAAAACTATGGAAGTAATCAAACAATTTAAATAACCTGAAAATTATAGAGATTTAAGAGCCGGGGTCTCCTAGAGCCAACAAATACCGGCGGGAAATCCGGTAGGGAGCAGATCATAAAAGGCAGACGTGAGCTCAAGCCTGGAGCCTAAAAATGCTAAACAGCCTGTGGCCCGCTTGGGCCGCGTGGGTTCAAATCCCACCCCCGGCGCCATATCCTTTGCTCATTTTAGGCTTATTTTTTGGCTGTTTTTGAGCAGGAGGCGAGCTTAATTCTTGCTCTGTTTTTGCATGGGTTTTTATTTTTCTTTTGGGCTACGGTTTTTGGCTAAGCTTAAACACTAAAAATCTTTAGTGCATTATCCTATTATCGAGATGCTACATGAAATTGGGCTGCGAATTCGATGAATACGGGGTTTTCATCAACAAATCCGCGCATATATAAAGCGAGGGACATGGTTGGAGAAGATTGCTTGTGGAAGGCTATAATTCCCGGCACCTATTTTGGCTGACGGAGATCTCTTTGGTATCAAAAGGGTTCCCTTCACGTTATTTTTCACATTCTTCCTTTTTCTGCTTTGCTAGCTTGAGAAGCTTCCTTATAATTTCATCGTAAGTTTCGCCATTTCTCATAACCTCAGCCGAGTTTAAGTGGCTTGGAGAGGGGATCGAATACACCTACAAGATTGGCTCAGAAAACCCAGTTTGGAGCGAAAAAAGCGGGTTGCAGTGTGGGGATTTACATACATCTACGTAGGGAAGACATTCACTGCTTTAACTGGAAGTATTGGAATATGTCAACCGTAGATGGGAGGGAGGCATTAGTGGTCCTAGTGCCAGCTAATGCATGGCTCTCGCTCGGCATGAGTGGAAAAGAGAGTGTAAGGGGTTTGAAGCTGGGTGATAATATTTGGCTCCGCGCAAGCTTCCGCTTCCTGAACGGCTCAATGGTGCCCGTTCAGATATCGGGTCCGAATATAAAATGATAAAAATGACAGAAGCTGGGGGAATCAGTTTCCCCTCAATTTTCTTAATTACGCCGACCGATGGGTACTCAGGCGGGCTCCGGCAGCACGTCATGTGCGTCTGGAATGAAAGTGATCGGTGCACCGGTAAGATACGAGAACACTCTAGAGGGCTCTTATGAAATGATAAGGAAGCATTTTGGCCACCCCTCGATGAGATATTTATCAGACTCGTGGTTCCAGGATGGTTCGAGAGATTTAATAGAACGACGTTGATAGCCATAGGGGTGGATACAAAGGCATTTAAGCCGTCCGCGATCTTCACGTTTGAAATCTTCAATAACGCCAGCATCCCAATTGAATGTGTAAAGGTGAGGAGTGGCGGAGACGAGGTCTACGCTGCTCTAGAGAGCCCGATAATGGGGGTGGATCAAGGAGGCTGAAGGTCGCCGCCTCGGCAACTTTACTGTCGGCGGATCCTACCATATAACTGTGATAGCAATATATGAGAACGGGAGAACCGCGAGCGAAACCTTAAAAGTAAACCTCACAGCTCAAGAATGATGCTTAACTACGTCATATTATGACTCAGTTGGAAATATTTCGCCGTTATAGAAATTTCCCCCTTTTAAGTTTAGCAATTCTTTTCCTCTCTATAAAAATGGTATGGGGAAGATACCGTGCCCCATAGTGGTTGAGTGTTATCAGCCTGGTCATGGAGTTATCTGGCGTTCTAAGGAAAGGCATTATTTACGCGTTGCTATAAGTATTGACATAAAGAGGAAGAAGAGTAGGAGCAAAAGATTAATTACAATAATGCATTTTCATTGAAGAACCGCGAAAGTTTATGAGAAATAAAATAGGCTAGTAACTTTGAAATTGAAAATGCTTATTTTTTAGTTACCACTAATAAATTGGGGAAGGAGATTGCAGTAATTGAGCGAGTCCTCTGTGATTCTTACTGGCAGAAATATTAACGCTGGGTATGGTAGGGTTCAAATATTATTTGATGTTGACTTTGAATTTAAAGAGAGAACAATATGGGCGATTATAGGTCCGAATGGAAGTGGAAAATCAACACTGTTAAAGACAATTTTTGGCTTAACGACAATTTATAGTGGTTCAATAAAATTTAATAACAGGGAGATTATTGGCAAATCCCCTCATGAAATAGCGAAACTTGGCATTGTTTATGTACCGCAAGTCGAAAACATTTTCTATAATTTGAGTGTTAAAGAAAATCTCATTATGGCAGCTTACATGTTGCTTAAGGAGGAAAGGGAAGAAAGATTGAAGGAGATTCTAGATATATTTCCAGTTGTTAAATCCAGCTTAGATAGGAGAGCAGGAACATTAAGTGGCGGAGAGAGACAGATGCTGGCAATAGCGATGGCTCTCTTTAGAAAACCAAAATTGATGCTGTTTGATGAGCCAACAGCTCATTTAGCGCCGAAAATTGCAAATGAGATCTTAGAGAAGATAATAGAGTTAAAAGAGAGTTTGGGAATAACTATAGTTTTAGTTGAACAAAACGCCAAAAGAGCCCTTGAGATAAGCGATTATGCTCTTCTTATGGTGAGTGGAAGGGTAAAATTTAATGATAAAGCTAGTAAGCTATTAGAAGAGCCTGAAATAGGTAAACTTTATATTGGATTATAATTTTGTACCATCCTATTTTTTAGAAAATTTATTTTCAGCCCTCTTTTCCCTTACTGATTTAAGTAAATCAGTAAGCCCTCTGCTATGGCTTGCTTTTATCCTTTCAGGCAGTATCCCTTGTGGCATGAAAATCATAATTATAAGTAAAGAGATAGCTAAAAGCATCGATTCTAGCCATATAACTTCAAAAGGTAGAAAGCTCCTAAATTCATGCTTATAAGTAATTAGTATTCTTCTTAATGTGACGATTAAAGCTGTACCAGTGATACAACCTAAATTATTGCCAAGGCCTCCAACCATAACCATTAACCAAGGCCAGAAAGTCCAAACAATCCTGTCATAACTACTTGCCACAACTGCTCCCATATCTAAAGCATAAAGGAAACCAGCAACTGAGCATAAAACTGAACCTAGAATAATTACTTTCATCTTAACTGATTTAACATCTTTACCTAAACTCTCAGCAGCTTCTTCATTTTCTCTTATAGCCTTAATAAGTCTTCCGAAGGGTGATCTTAAAATCATCTCTACAAGTATAGTTAGGGTTATGGTGATTAATAAAATCGGTATTATACGAAAACGCCCCCAGTTAATGAGAAGGTTCGGTACTAAGATGCCCAGCGGTCCTCCCGCCAACGGAGTATAATACGTTCCAATTGTTCTGAGGACTTCTCCCATGGCTATTAGCGTCATCATTAGATAGACAGCTTTTAGCTTTACAGCTGGATAAACTGATATTAACCCAAGAAATATGCTTACCATTATTGCTACTATAAGAGTTATTAAAAAGATTATAGTTGCCATTATAGGGTCATTTGCTAATTTTTGATTAATAAGTGAAATTATCCGAGCATTATCCTGAATATATTCCCAACCATCCTGCAAATAAATAGCCATTAACAGTCTTCCAGGCAAATAAGCGACTGTAAAAGCGCCTCCCATAACTGAAAGATGTAAACCAAGATTCGGAATTCCGGTAAATCCATATTCAAGATTGAGGGCTAGGGATACAAGCCAAAAGATTGCAATATAAACTACTATATTGATAATATGTTGTAATAATATTTCAATCATTTCTCTCTTCTCCTAACTCTACTTAATACGTTTCTTATTTCTTTAGAGAGAGCGCTAACACCTGTTGGGCAAACAAGAAGCATCACTATCATTATTGCGAGGGGGAAAAGCGGTCTATAAGAAGTAACCCAGCTCCCCAAAATTCTTGTGAAAATATATGTTAAGAATATTTCTGAAAAACCGACTAAATAGCCTCCTATTATTGCACCTTGAATGCTTGAAAATCCACCTAGGACGCTGGCAGCAAATATTGTTATTAATAATGTAATTCCTTGCGCAGTATTTACGTGAAACCATAGGGGTAAGAGAGATCCGGAGAAACCACTTAAACATCCTGTTAGTAACCAAGAGATTGCTGAAATCATATCAACATCAACACCTAAAACTTCGGCTAAAAACGGGTTTTCAACTGCCGCTCTCATCGCTATACCGAATTTACTTTTTGTTAGAATAAAGTTAAGGAATATAATTAATGATACACTACATATTGTGGAGATCAAGAGAACTCCTGGCAGATCAAAAATTGAAAAATCAAAAAATCTTAATGAAAAAGATTGTAAATATACCTTCATTGTCTTCTGCAAAACATCTATGATAATATTAATTAGAGAATAAAGCAGCATCTCTATAGCTAACGTTGATATTGTTAACGAAATTTCCGTTGCTCCGCGCGCTTTTAACACACTTAAAACTACCTTATAAATCGCGAAACAAAATGCTCCGACAATTATGGAGGCCACTGGCATAAACCAATAAGGATTATATCCATTAATACATGCCATCAAGGATATGCATGCCCCAACCATAGCTAATGTTCCTTGGGCAAAATTAGGTATTCTGGAAGTCATATAAGTTAAGGTAAATCCGATGCTTAATAATGTTATGCAATTTGCATATATTATCGCCGAAATAATTGTTGGATCAATCATTTTCCCACATCAAAATATTACTTAAATTTCTTAGCTTAAAGAAAAACTTAAGTATTACTTTCCTCTCCTTTACTTAGGGGAAATTATAAGATGAAGACTTCTATTGCAGTTATAGGAATGATTCTGTTGCTGGTCGCTGGTTTTGCTGGAGGATTCTATATTGGCAGAATAACTTATCCAGTGCCAGAATATAAGGGACTTACTGGAGAATTTTTAATTCCAATAATTGAAGCAACGGCAAGTCCACATATCCCCCCAGTAGTAGAAATACTTAATGAAGAAGTGAATGCTTACCTTAAAAGTATAGGTGCTAATTTTACAATAAAATTCGTTTATGATCAATCTGAGGGTTCAGCAGATAGATTCGCCGCGCAGGTTCAGGAGTATCACACCGCCGGAGCTAAGGTTATAATTGGCTCTCCTTGGAGTAGCCATTGCATGGCAGCTAAATCCTACGCTGATGAACATCATGTTCTCATATTTAGTATGGCTTCATCTTCCCCATTGCTTGCTATACCTGACGATTACATATTTAGGCTAAATACTGATGATAGATATCAAGCGAGACTACTAGCTGATTTGTACAAAGAATTTGGTATCAAGGCTTTTGTCTCATTATATGTTGGTGATGCCTGGGGGAGGGGTCTCATAGAAGCTTTAAGAAACGAGATTGCGAATACCTCCATAGTTGAATATTATAGTATTGAATATACCCCGGAGACTAACTTCATCACTGAAATGGCTCTTCTTAATGAAAAGGTCTCTGAAGCTGTTGAAATTTATGGTAAGGATAAGGTGGCCGTTGAGTTTATTGGATTTGCAACAGTTCAAGATGTGCCAGCAATGCAGCAGGCAGCAAATTATCCCCTACTCTTAGAAGTTCCTTGGATTACTGCTGATGCTATATGGTTCAGTATTGCATTAGATCAATACAAGGACTATGCTGTCAAAGTTGGATTTTTAGCCCCGCAATGGGCTTCAGCTCTTTCAGACAACTATTATGCATTTGTAGAAAAATATAAAGCAAAAACGGGCTTCGAACCAGAAAACTACGCGGTTAACACATATGATTGTGGATGGATCATAACCTTCTGTATACTCAATGTACAAAAGTATGATGCTGATGCTATTAAAAAAATACTTCCATTCATATGTAGTAGATATTTCGGTGCCAGAGGTTGGACTAAATTAAATGAAGCTGGAGATCTAGCATATTCAAACTATGTTATTGGGGCTGTTGTTGACGAAGAAAATCCACACTGGGAAAATGTTGGATTCTATGATTCAGTGTCACGAACCTTCACTTGGTTTGTTGATCCCAAAGAATTTTGGCCACCGTTAAAAAGAAGGAGCTAAAAGTAGAGCGGTATAAACATTACCTAACTACTCCATTTTTATTTTTTATTATGAGGGAAGGATGTAGAAATGAATAATATGGGTTGCATCTTGGTTGTCAAAAATCTTACTAAGACATTTGGAGGAGTACGCGCCTTAAATAATGTTTCCATGAGCTTAAGTGGTGGCATAACATTAGTTATGGGACCTAATGGAAGTGGGAAAACAACTTTAATCAATTGCATCTCCGGAATATATAAGCCTGATAGTGGAAAAATAGAGTATAATGGTATTGATATCACTGGAAAGCCCCCTCACGAAATCGTTAGGTATGGAATTGTACACACATTCCAGATTCCCTCACCATTCAAGAGGCTTTCTGTTCTTGAAAATTTAATGGTGAGTGCGCAAAACAATAGAGGGGAAAAACTGTTACGCTCTATTTTTAAGAGAGAATGGATAAAAGAAGAAAGAGAAAACTTTGAAAAATCTATGGAAATCCTCGAATTACTTAACCTTGACCATTTATATGACCAACCAGCTTTTGTGTTAAGTGGAGGACAGTTAAAGCTTTTAGAAATAGGAAGAGCACTTATGACCAATGCTAAGCTAATTCTTATGGATGAGCCTGTTGGAGGAGTTAATCCAGTATTGGCCCATCAAATATTTTCGCATCTCCGGAAGATAATGAAGGAAATGAAAATAGCATTCTTGGTTGTTGAACATAGATTAGATGTAGCCATTAAATATGTGGACTATGTTTATGCCATGGCAGAAGGTAAAATAATATCTCACGGCCCTCCAGAAAAGGTTGTGAGTGACGAAACAGTTACGAAAACATATTTGAGTGGCTGAAAAATCCGAAAAGTATTTTAAACTTTAGCTCTTTTCTTTTGAGAGAGGATGAGAAATTGAAGAGGTTTGAGGGAACATATGTTGTTGCTGTTACACCATTTAAATCAAATGAGGAGCTAGATTTAGATGCTCTTAAGGAGAATATTGACTATTATATTGAGAATGGTGTTCATGGTGTGATCGTTTGCGGGAGCACAAGTGAGTTTGCCTCATTATCTGTTGATGAGCGCAAAAAAATTATGGAGGTTGCTGTGGATCACGTAAATGGAAGGGTTCCAGTCATCGCTGGTACTGGTGCATGCTCAACAAAGCAAGTTATAGACTTAACCAGGTATGCTAAGAATGTTGGTATAGATGGAGCATTGATAGTTCCGCCATTTTACACTAAACCTAAAGAGAACGAGCTGTATGAGCATTATAAAAGAATAGCAGAATCAGTTGATCTACCCATAATGCTCTATAATAACCCCTTCACAAGTAAGGTTGATATGCAGCCATCATTTATTGCTAAACTCTCTGAGTTACCCAATATTGAATATGTTAAGGAAAGCAGCGGGGATGTTACAAGGGTATGGAGGATCATCAATTTAACTAATGGTAAAATGACTGTTTTCTGCGGGTCCGATAATCTGGCATTAGAATCTTTTTTGATGGGTGCGCGGGGATGGGTTTGCGTTGCAGCAAATATATTCCCGAAGCATACAAGTCGTCTCTTCGAGTTAGCATGTAAAGAAAACAACATCGAGAAAGCACGTGAGTTATATAATAAGCTTCTTCCGCTTCTAAACTTCCTTGAGGAAACCGGTAAGTTTGCTCAGCTAGCGAAGGCTGGGCTTGGGATGATGGGTAAAAGAACAGGTCCACCTAGAGGTCCGCTGCTTCCCCCGAGCGAGGAAGAGAAGAAAGAGCTGAAGGAGATTATTGAGAAAATTAAGATGATTAAAGTTTGATTCATTTATGAGGTGTTATAACGTATGGTTTTGATCCTCTCAAGATCGGATCTCGAGAAAATATTGACGATGAAAGATGTGATCGAATCTGTCGAAAGAGCCTTCTTGGAGCTGCAGAAGGGCACAGCTATTCTACCCATGAGAGCCACTATAACTCTTACTGAGAAGCGCGGATGGATGGGCGTTATGCCAGCATATCTTGGAGAAATGGGGTCGCTATCAACAAAGATAGTAACGGTATTTGAGAAGAATTTGGAAAAGAATTTACCTACAATAATGGCGACAATTCTCTTAAACGATCCAGAGACTGGCGCCCCATTAGCGATAATGGAAGGAACGTTTATTACGGCTATGAGAACCGGAGCGGTATGCGGGGTTGCTACCAAATACTTAGCTAGGAAAGATTCAAAAACGGTTGGAATCTTTGGCGCCGGCGTCCAGGCAAGAACACAGTTAATGGCTGCATGTGCTGTGAGAGACATAGAGAAAGCATTCGTGTATGATATCTTCAAAGATAGGGCGAAGACTTTTGCTGAGGAAATGTCTAAAAAGCTAGGAATCCTGGTTGAAGTTTCCGAACCAAAAGATTTAGTGTTACACTCAGACATAATAGTTACGGCAACAACGTCTAAAACTCCTGTTTTTGATGGAAACTGGGTGAAACCAGGCACCCACTTAAATTTAATAGGCTCTTTTAAGCCTGAGGTTAGGGAAGTAGACGAGATAGTGATAAAAAGATCTAAGATAGTGGTTGATCAGAAATCAGCAGCATTGGAGGAGGCAGGGGACATAATAATTCCTTTAAAGGCAGGGATAATCACTGAGAAGGATATATACGCTGAACTAGGCGAGATTGTAGCTGGATTAAAACCTGGTAGAACATCCGAACGTGAGATCACGCTATTTAAATCTGTAGGTCTAGGGATACAGGACTGCGCTACGGCGTGGTTAGCGTATACCAGGGCTAAGGAAAGCGGGATCTGTAAAGAAATCGATTTATTTAGCTGACATATTTATTTTCTCCAGTTCTTTTTTATTCCCATCAATCAGTAGGTTTCGCAGATACCTCAATCTTATCGTATTCAGAGAGATCTTTAAGGGTTAATGCTACATCTCTATTAATTAGGATTTCAACATTAAAAAGCCAGGAATAAAAGCCGCGATATAATGTTATTGTACCTCTTGGTGTAATCTCTCTTTCAGCGGCATAGGGTTCATTATTTAACGGTTGCCCAGTCCAACAGAGCTTCCCCTCAGGTATGCCAGCGATATGTATCTGACCTATCCATATACCTATTTCAGGAACACTTGTTATATCTTGATCCCAAGGCCACCTCCTTATCACTACATGCCAGTAGCCTATTGGAATAACTGGGTCATTACCAATTATCCTTATTGCAGCACCATATGTAGCATTTATACAGGCTGCAACCGTATGCTTAGCCCATAAATCATTACCAGGCCAGTCTGGGAAATATGTGTTTACATCCTCCGTTAGAAAGAAAGTTCCATCTTTAACCGAGAGCAAAGGTATAGCGAGTCCACCGCAACCGAACCAATTATAATATTCATAGCCGCTTCCGGGAGCTGCTCCCGGTCCCTGATTCAAATCTCCAGTCATTTCTAGAGAAAA
The DNA window shown above is from Candidatus Bathyarchaeia archaeon and carries:
- a CDS encoding F420-dependent methylenetetrahydromethanopterin dehydrogenase — protein: MNKIVKIGILKAGCIGSLPLIEFLLDERADREDIQVKVIGSGAKVTTEQCVNSAEQILKYDVDLIIFIGPAQTTQGPSEARKILRASNKPVIIVSDSPAKRIIKELDESGFGYIIVEADSMIGARREFLDPTEMALYNSDVIKVLAVTGALNVIFEEIDKVINAIKSGGKMILPKLILDSKKAVEAARFSNPYAKAKAMAAYELAKQVSAITFEACFKVQEPDLYIPLVATAHEIMRAAARLADEAREIEKGGDSVFRRPHFKDGLLGEKRRLMEKPQKVADQNNIQLTEDKQI
- a CDS encoding 50S ribosomal protein L14e, with translation MPAIEIGRICVKIRGREAGKRCVILDIIDKNFVLVTGPKNVTGVRRRRVNISHLKPTEDIIKIRRGASDEEVYRALAESGKLEEYMRKEKLE
- a CDS encoding ABC transporter ATP-binding protein, whose protein sequence is MSESSVILTGRNINAGYGRVQILFDVDFEFKERTIWAIIGPNGSGKSTLLKTIFGLTTIYSGSIKFNNREIIGKSPHEIAKLGIVYVPQVENIFYNLSVKENLIMAAYMLLKEEREERLKEILDIFPVVKSSLDRRAGTLSGGERQMLAIAMALFRKPKLMLFDEPTAHLAPKIANEILEKIIELKESLGITIVLVEQNAKRALEISDYALLMVSGRVKFNDKASKLLEEPEIGKLYIGL
- a CDS encoding branched-chain amino acid ABC transporter permease, whose translation is MIEILLQHIINIVVYIAIFWLVSLALNLEYGFTGIPNLGLHLSVMGGAFTVAYLPGRLLMAIYLQDGWEYIQDNARIISLINQKLANDPIMATIIFLITLIVAIMVSIFLGLISVYPAVKLKAVYLMMTLIAMGEVLRTIGTYYTPLAGGPLGILVPNLLINWGRFRIIPILLITITLTILVEMILRSPFGRLIKAIRENEEAAESLGKDVKSVKMKVIILGSVLCSVAGFLYALDMGAVVASSYDRIVWTFWPWLMVMVGGLGNNLGCITGTALIVTLRRILITYKHEFRSFLPFEVIWLESMLLAISLLIIMIFMPQGILPERIKASHSRGLTDLLKSVREKRAENKFSKK
- a CDS encoding branched-chain amino acid ABC transporter permease; the encoded protein is MIDPTIISAIIYANCITLLSIGFTLTYMTSRIPNFAQGTLAMVGACISLMACINGYNPYWFMPVASIIVGAFCFAIYKVVLSVLKARGATEISLTISTLAIEMLLYSLINIIIDVLQKTMKVYLQSFSLRFFDFSIFDLPGVLLISTICSVSLIIFLNFILTKSKFGIAMRAAVENPFLAEVLGVDVDMISAISWLLTGCLSGFSGSLLPLWFHVNTAQGITLLITIFAASVLGGFSSIQGAIIGGYLVGFSEIFLTYIFTRILGSWVTSYRPLFPLAIMIVMLLVCPTGVSALSKEIRNVLSRVRRREK
- a CDS encoding ABC transporter substrate-binding protein, producing the protein MKTSIAVIGMILLLVAGFAGGFYIGRITYPVPEYKGLTGEFLIPIIEATASPHIPPVVEILNEEVNAYLKSIGANFTIKFVYDQSEGSADRFAAQVQEYHTAGAKVIIGSPWSSHCMAAKSYADEHHVLIFSMASSSPLLAIPDDYIFRLNTDDRYQARLLADLYKEFGIKAFVSLYVGDAWGRGLIEALRNEIANTSIVEYYSIEYTPETNFITEMALLNEKVSEAVEIYGKDKVAVEFIGFATVQDVPAMQQAANYPLLLEVPWITADAIWFSIALDQYKDYAVKVGFLAPQWASALSDNYYAFVEKYKAKTGFEPENYAVNTYDCGWIITFCILNVQKYDADAIKKILPFICSRYFGARGWTKLNEAGDLAYSNYVIGAVVDEENPHWENVGFYDSVSRTFTWFVDPKEFWPPLKRRS
- a CDS encoding ABC transporter ATP-binding protein; this translates as MVVKNLTKTFGGVRALNNVSMSLSGGITLVMGPNGSGKTTLINCISGIYKPDSGKIEYNGIDITGKPPHEIVRYGIVHTFQIPSPFKRLSVLENLMVSAQNNRGEKLLRSIFKREWIKEERENFEKSMEILELLNLDHLYDQPAFVLSGGQLKLLEIGRALMTNAKLILMDEPVGGVNPVLAHQIFSHLRKIMKEMKIAFLVVEHRLDVAIKYVDYVYAMAEGKIISHGPPEKVVSDETVTKTYLSG
- the dapA gene encoding 4-hydroxy-tetrahydrodipicolinate synthase, whose amino-acid sequence is MKRFEGTYVVAVTPFKSNEELDLDALKENIDYYIENGVHGVIVCGSTSEFASLSVDERKKIMEVAVDHVNGRVPVIAGTGACSTKQVIDLTRYAKNVGIDGALIVPPFYTKPKENELYEHYKRIAESVDLPIMLYNNPFTSKVDMQPSFIAKLSELPNIEYVKESSGDVTRVWRIINLTNGKMTVFCGSDNLALESFLMGARGWVCVAANIFPKHTSRLFELACKENNIEKARELYNKLLPLLNFLEETGKFAQLAKAGLGMMGKRTGPPRGPLLPPSEEEKKELKEIIEKIKMIKV
- a CDS encoding ornithine cyclodeaminase family protein; translation: MVLILSRSDLEKILTMKDVIESVERAFLELQKGTAILPMRATITLTEKRGWMGVMPAYLGEMGSLSTKIVTVFEKNLEKNLPTIMATILLNDPETGAPLAIMEGTFITAMRTGAVCGVATKYLARKDSKTVGIFGAGVQARTQLMAACAVRDIEKAFVYDIFKDRAKTFAEEMSKKLGILVEVSEPKDLVLHSDIIVTATTSKTPVFDGNWVKPGTHLNLIGSFKPEVREVDEIVIKRSKIVVDQKSAALEEAGDIIIPLKAGIITEKDIYAELGEIVAGLKPGRTSEREITLFKSVGLGIQDCATAWLAYTRAKESGICKEIDLFS